ATCCCAATCCTCTTCACACACAGATTGATGCGGGAGCCGCAGTTGCCAAATCCGAAGGATGTGATATGTTCATCGGCCTGGGAGGTGGATCTGCAATAGATGCAGCCAAGGGAATGGCAGTGGCCTTTGGTCACGACAGACCTATCTGGGACTTTTGTATCGGTGAGGATGTACAGGTAATCTCTGCAAAGACAATGCCCATCATTGCAATAACAACAACATCCGGCACAGGTAGTGAAGCCACTCAGTGGTCTGTCATTACAAATCCCAGCTCTGAAGAAAAGCCCGGAATCGGTTCTGACAATACCTTTGCAAAAGTAGCTATTGTCGACCCGGAACTGATGGCGTCCATGCCTCCGAAAATTACTGCATCCACTGGATTTGATACTCTGGCTCATGCGATCGAAGCATACACCAGTACGGCATCAACTCCTATTACAGATATGATGTGCGAAAAAGCCATCCGCCTTGTCGGGCTATATCTCAGACGCGCCGTAAAGGATGGAAGCGATAGAGAAGCCAGAAATGGAATGGCCTTTGCTAATACTCTGGCTGGTATCGGAATTGCTAATGGGGTTGTAACCGTCTGTCACGGACTGGCTCACTCAG
This sequence is a window from Oceanispirochaeta sp.. Protein-coding genes within it:
- a CDS encoding iron-containing alcohol dehydrogenase, coding for MIKDFFYYEPVKLLFGEGALNQTGEYASAYGKKALIITTGTFFKESGLVDRLQRILKKSKIDSVYFSAVDPNPLHTQIDAGAAVAKSEGCDMFIGLGGGSAIDAAKGMAVAFGHDRPIWDFCIGEDVQVISAKTMPIIAITTTSGTGSEATQWSVITNPSSEEKPGIGSDNTFAKVAIVDPELMASMPPKITASTGFDTLAHAIEAYTSTASTPITDMMCEKAIRLVGLYLRRAVKDGSDREARNGMAFANTLAGIGIANGVVTVCHGLAHSVGGVCGTTHGETLACMTPQTFRFSMRANPEKYKNIGMWLRNEYFNEGQDLLEDSLEEVEAVINDVGLNVGLRALGVDDKHLDKIANGVIGYMGGSIEIDPMNPTKEDLIQILKESM